Genomic window (Roseimicrobium gellanilyticum):
AAGAGTGAGGCGCTGGGCACCGCGGTGAAGGGAGGCATCGTCTTTCCCGGGAAGGCGGACTACCAGAACTTTCCCATCACGGTGGAGTGCCTGGCGAAACTCGATGGTAAGAGCGGCTTCAATATCCTGCTGGCGAATGGACCCAAATCGTCACCGCAACACTGGGAGCTGTACACTTATAGCGGGAGCGGCTTCGTGAGTGTGTTCATGCCGAAGCGCGGCGGAGAGTACAAGTCCAAGCTGAATGTGTGTGACGGAGAGTGGCACCGCATCTCCGCGATTTTGGAGAAGGATCGGGTGCGCATCACGGTGGACAAGAAAGTGGTGTTGGATGAGCCGGTGAAGGAAGTCGCCGCTGATGCACCGCCGGAGAGCTTCGCCGTGGGGCGTCTCGTGGAAGGCGGACTCGGATGCGATGTCATCATTGATGAAGTGCGTATCTCGCGAGGCAACTCCAATCCGGTGGGTCGTGGTGAGCCGCTGGTCATTTCCGACTCCACGCTGGCCCTGTGGCATTTCGATGACAAGGAAGCCACGCTCAAAGAAGCGAGTGGTGGAGCGGGCGCGGTGAGTGCGGCGCTTTTCGAGTACAGGAAAGAACCGCTGCAGCCCGAGCTGTGGCCAAATCACAAGGAGCATGTCAATCGTGATCGCATCTACGACTTCTACGCGAAGGAGGCGTTGCAATTCAAAGGGGCGGACAAGCTGCCTGCGGTGACGCCGCCCTATCCCGGGCTGGATGGTGGCACGCTGGGACACTGGGGAAACCAGAGTGATGACACGTGGCGTGACGCGCGCTGGTCACAGTCGGATCTGGGCGATCTCTTGAGCGGCGTTTTCAAAGGTGCAGGGCTCACCATCCCGAAGGCCGTGTGTGTTCGCCTAGGGGACAAGGGTGAGATGTCGGCCTGCTTTGATCCGGAGACACTGAGCTTCCCTGTGGTGTGGCAGGGTGGATTCATCTCACTTTCCGATGTGCGCCATGGCTTCATGGCCGGGTTGAAGATGGATGGTACGGTGGCGACGAAGGAAGCCGGCGTGAAGCCGAAGGAACCGTTCAAGTATCACGGTTTCTATCGGAACGGGAAGAAGACGATCTTCGCGTATCAACTCGGTGGCGTGGAGATGCTTGATGCGGCGTGGGTGGAGAACGGGAAGTTCGTGCGACTGAAAGCACCGGCCAGCGGGCATCCCTGGCGTGACTTGATTAAGGGTGGAACCGCGCAATGGCCGCAGGTCATCACGACCAAGGGCGAAGTGGGCAAGGACGCGTCATTCGCGTTGGATACGTTGACGCTGCCTGAGGACAATCCCTTCGGCACACTCTTCTTCATTGGCGATCACGATTTCTTCTCCAATGGCGACGGCGCGGTGTGCACGATGACAGGTGAAGTCTGGATCGTGAAGGGCATTGACGACAAGCTGGCAAACCTGAAGTGGAAACGCTTCGCCACGGGATTGCATCAACCGCAGGGCTTGCTGATTGTGGAGGACAAGATTCACGTCCTCGGTCGCGATCAGATTACGCGCCTGGTGGATCTCAATGGCGATGACGAGGCCGATCAATACGAGTGTGTGACGAATGCGATGATCACCTCGCCGTCGGGCCATGACTACATCACGGGGCTGCAACGCGATACAGAAGGGCGTTTCTATTTTGCCTCAGGCAATGAAGGGGTGTGCCGGGTGAAGCCGGGGTCAGCCGTGGAGGTGCTCGCGACGGGGTTCCGCAATCCGAACGGACTCGGTCTTTCCAAGTCCGGCATCATCACCACGAGTGTGCAGGAGGGGGATTGGACACCGACCTCCGCCGTGAGTGAGATCAAGACCGGCAGCTACTACGGGTTCGGCGGGCCGAAGCCGGGGGTCACCACGGAGCAGCCTGTTATCTATCTGCCGCGTGGGGTGGACAACAGCAGCGGAGGCCAGGCCTTTGTGGAGGGCACACGCTTTGGACTGCCCGAGGAGACCATGCTGCACTTCTCCTGCGGTGCGTGTACGGGCTTCGCGGTGCTGCGCGATACGAGCGCGGGCATTCCGCAGGGATTGGCATGGCAGCTTCCCGCCGACTTCCTTTCCGGAGCACAACGCGGACGCTTTCATCCCAAGGATGGCCAGCTCTATGTAAGCGGCATGTATGGTTGGGGTTGCTACGGCCCGAAAGATGGCCACCTGCAGCGGGTGCGCTTCACCGGTGACAAGAGTACGCCGCAGAGCAACTTCCCTGTGAAGTGGGAGGCGCGGCAGAATGGCGTGATGGTCACTTTCAACCAGCCTTTGGACAAGGCCACCGCTGCGAATGTGAAGCAGCACTTCGTGCAGGCTTGGAACTATCTCTACTCCGGCGCCTATGGTTCCCAGGAATGGAGTGTGAAGCATCCCAAGGTGGCGGGACATGACGTGTTGGAAATCACCTCCACGCGGGTGATGCCCGATGGGAAAACGGTATTTCTGGAAGTGCCCGAGCTGCCCGTGGCGAATCAGGTGCACCTGCACATCGCTACTGCGAAGGACGAGACGCATGATCTGTTTGCTACCATCCATCGTCTCGGCAAACCCTTCACGGACTTCCCGAATGCCAAGCCGCTGCTCGCGAAAGCCACCACGGCCGCGCCGCCGACGGATGCCGGGTTTGCGTTCCCGCCTGCGAAGCCCAATCCTTGGGCCGAGGGTGAGAAGGGGCGTGCTGTTCAGCTTGATGCGGCACTGGGTTTGCAGTTTGCGCAGAAGACGCTGACGGTGAAAGTGGGTGAGAGGATTTCACTTACACTCAACAATCCCGATGTGGTGCCGCACAACGTAGTGCTTATCAAGCCCGGCAAGCTCCAGGCGATTGGTGACTTGAGCAACAAACTCATCACCGATCCCGAAGGTCCCGCGAAGCACTACGTGCCGGAGTCAGGCGATGTGATTGCGTACACGGACATGGTGATGCCGCAGAAGCAGTTCACCATTCACCTCACCGCGCCGATGGAGAAGGGAGAGTATCTATACCTCTGCACGTTCCCAGGGCACTGGGTGGTGATGAACGGGGTGCTGAAGGTGGAATGACCTCAGCGGAGATGATGTAAAACGCAAAGCAGCGAAGCAGCAAAGGATGGAGATTGAATGAACTGGCCCTCCTCTTCGTTGCTTTGCTGCTTTGCGTTTCAACTGATGCGCTTGGCGACTGCTACACCAGCAACTCCCTCACCACGCGTGCTTCGGGATTCTCGATCAGCACCTGATCGGTGCCGTTGCGCTTGTAGGTGAGCTTCTTCGGATCGAGGCCAAAGAGCTCGAACAAGGTGGCGTGCCAGTCGTAGTGGTTGACGATGTTCTCCACCGCTTTGTGGCCGAACTCGTCCGTGGCACCGTGCACATACCCCCCGCGGAAGCCGCCGCCGGCGACCCACTGACTGAAGCCATAGGTGTTGTGGTCACGGCCTACAGAGGCACGACCGCTGCTGCCGGCCCGGTTTTGAATCACGGGAAGGCGACCCATCTCACCACCCCAGTGAACCACGGTGCTGTCGAGCAAGCCACGTGCCTTGAGATCGATGATGAGAGCAGCGGAAGGTTTATCCACCTGACCGACGGCTTTGGGCAGGCCGCTCATGATGCTCTGATGATGGTCCCAAGTCTGGTTCCCCGTGAACACGCTCACGAAACGCACGCCACGCTCCACCAGACGCCGGGCAATAAGGCACCGCGCACCAAACTCCTGTGTGACGGGATCATCCAGGCCGTAGAGTTTCTTGGTGGCTTCACTTTCCTGACTGATGTCCAGAGCCTCCTTCGCTGCGGTCTGCATGCGTGCGGCGAGTTCGAAGCTCTGGATGCGAGCTTCGAGGTCCGATTCACCGGGACGCTGCGCGAGGTGCTGGTGATTCAGCTTGCCGAGGAAGTTCAGATAACGATCCTGCGCCTCGCCCTTCAGGGACATGGGCGCGTCGAGATTCAGGATGCGCGGTTCCTTGGAGCGTACCACGGTGCCCTGAAACAGGGAAGGCAGCCAGCCATTGGTCCAGTTCTCCACGCCGAGCACAGGCACACCGCGCGGGTCCGTGAGGGCCACATACGCGGGCAGGTCCTGATTCTCCGAACCGAGGCCGTAGGTGAGCCAGCTTCCCAACGTGGGGCGCCCGCCGGTGGCACGTCCATTCTCCAGTGCGTAGATGGACTGGCCGTGATTGTTCACGCCGGTGTGCATGGAGCGGATGAGCGTGATGTCATCCACCACATTTGCGAGGTGCGGCAGCAGTTCGGAGAGTTCCATGCCGCACTGGCCGTGCTTGCGGAACTTCCACGGGCTGGCCATGACCTCGCGACTCGCGCCAGCGGCATCGTCATACTTCACCTCACCGGGGAAGTTCTTGCCGTCCAGCTTGTCCAATTCCGGCTTCGGGTCGAAGAGGTCGATGTGGCTCGGCCCGCCCTGCATGAACATCGAGATCATGGCGCGCGCCTTCGGCTGGGCTACGGGACGCTTCGGTACCAGATCGTAGTGGTGGGCCTCCAGACGTTCGCTGGTGGCCAGCAGGCCCTCCTGCTTCAGCAGCCAGGCCAGCGCAACCGAGCCAACCCCTCCGCCGGTGCGGGAAAGCCACTGACGGCGGGAGAAAGGATGACCGGAAACGGGCAGGCTCATGCGAACAGAAGTGGAGAGTTCCAGAAGCCGAAATTACGCCGGGGAAACCGGGGGTATTGCACCACGGTCACAAGCTGTGCAGTACGAGGCACAAAAGGAGGGGAAACGGCACCCAGCAGTCGCGGGTCTCAGCCCGCCCTCGCGGTGTCCGTTCCCGAGTCTGCCATGAGCCTTAGCGTGACAGAAAGTCCCCCACCCTCCCGATTGGCGATTTCCACCTTGCCGCCGCAGGCTTCGGTGCAGCTCTTCACAATGGCAAGGCCGAGGCCCACGCCACCGCTCTCACGTGAGCGCGCGATGTCCGGGCGGTAGAAGGGCTCCAGCAGGCGCGGCAGAGCCTCTGCGGAAACGCCGGGTCCGCGGTCGCTCACGGTGATGCTCACGTGGCCATTCGCCCGCGTTGCACTGACCTCCACCGGGCCGCAGCCGACAGCGTAGCGCTGGGCATTGCGCACCAGATTTCCAATCGCCCGGGAGAGCATTTCTTCATCTGCCATGACCACGAAGTGGTCCGGCACCTCCACCTTCGCGGTGCCTGCC
Coding sequences:
- a CDS encoding DUF6797 domain-containing protein: MSLFLPLRFRAPVLTLILAVAASAQSGTPDIYRRENLAAWCIVPFDAKQRGPEERAAMLEKLGLRQFIYDYRKEHIPTFDAEMEALKKHGITLTGWWFPTSMNDDAKLILEVLKRHGMTKCDLWVTGGGAATNSPEEQAARVKQEAARLKPIAEAAAKIGVRVGLYNHGSWFGEPENQIAIIEALKAQGISNVGIVYNLHHGHGHLTRFPELLQKMKPHLVCLNLNGMTVDGDKKGQKILPLGQGDLDLKLIKDIRDSGYSGPIGILNHTGADAEARLMDNLDGLAWLVKQLDGKAPGPKPKTRTWPELTPKAASPKTTASSMPSFVPSKSEALGTAVKGGIVFPGKADYQNFPITVECLAKLDGKSGFNILLANGPKSSPQHWELYTYSGSGFVSVFMPKRGGEYKSKLNVCDGEWHRISAILEKDRVRITVDKKVVLDEPVKEVAADAPPESFAVGRLVEGGLGCDVIIDEVRISRGNSNPVGRGEPLVISDSTLALWHFDDKEATLKEASGGAGAVSAALFEYRKEPLQPELWPNHKEHVNRDRIYDFYAKEALQFKGADKLPAVTPPYPGLDGGTLGHWGNQSDDTWRDARWSQSDLGDLLSGVFKGAGLTIPKAVCVRLGDKGEMSACFDPETLSFPVVWQGGFISLSDVRHGFMAGLKMDGTVATKEAGVKPKEPFKYHGFYRNGKKTIFAYQLGGVEMLDAAWVENGKFVRLKAPASGHPWRDLIKGGTAQWPQVITTKGEVGKDASFALDTLTLPEDNPFGTLFFIGDHDFFSNGDGAVCTMTGEVWIVKGIDDKLANLKWKRFATGLHQPQGLLIVEDKIHVLGRDQITRLVDLNGDDEADQYECVTNAMITSPSGHDYITGLQRDTEGRFYFASGNEGVCRVKPGSAVEVLATGFRNPNGLGLSKSGIITTSVQEGDWTPTSAVSEIKTGSYYGFGGPKPGVTTEQPVIYLPRGVDNSSGGQAFVEGTRFGLPEETMLHFSCGACTGFAVLRDTSAGIPQGLAWQLPADFLSGAQRGRFHPKDGQLYVSGMYGWGCYGPKDGHLQRVRFTGDKSTPQSNFPVKWEARQNGVMVTFNQPLDKATAANVKQHFVQAWNYLYSGAYGSQEWSVKHPKVAGHDVLEITSTRVMPDGKTVFLEVPELPVANQVHLHIATAKDETHDLFATIHRLGKPFTDFPNAKPLLAKATTAAPPTDAGFAFPPAKPNPWAEGEKGRAVQLDAALGLQFAQKTLTVKVGERISLTLNNPDVVPHNVVLIKPGKLQAIGDLSNKLITDPEGPAKHYVPESGDVIAYTDMVMPQKQFTIHLTAPMEKGEYLYLCTFPGHWVVMNGVLKVE
- a CDS encoding DUF1501 domain-containing protein, which encodes MSLPVSGHPFSRRQWLSRTGGGVGSVALAWLLKQEGLLATSERLEAHHYDLVPKRPVAQPKARAMISMFMQGGPSHIDLFDPKPELDKLDGKNFPGEVKYDDAAGASREVMASPWKFRKHGQCGMELSELLPHLANVVDDITLIRSMHTGVNNHGQSIYALENGRATGGRPTLGSWLTYGLGSENQDLPAYVALTDPRGVPVLGVENWTNGWLPSLFQGTVVRSKEPRILNLDAPMSLKGEAQDRYLNFLGKLNHQHLAQRPGESDLEARIQSFELAARMQTAAKEALDISQESEATKKLYGLDDPVTQEFGARCLIARRLVERGVRFVSVFTGNQTWDHHQSIMSGLPKAVGQVDKPSAALIIDLKARGLLDSTVVHWGGEMGRLPVIQNRAGSSGRASVGRDHNTYGFSQWVAGGGFRGGYVHGATDEFGHKAVENIVNHYDWHATLFELFGLDPKKLTYKRNGTDQVLIENPEARVVRELLV